A genomic window from Litoreibacter janthinus includes:
- a CDS encoding PD-(D/E)XK motif protein, with translation MNNDPWKGLAEGNMRRVDAQGKHDFFWATIENKAPALLMSLAPATETTSDLPALKNINVQFRTVNGRALVISLLDNAHREIFETLCRDIVEAAEGAPDQTAALDRVIRRTRRWHFLLKGGSSQGLSKEEQRGLVGELAFLREISTHVSPETAIEGWTGPEGAAKDFEFPAACIEVKARRGAAKPYVRISSEDQLSDVTGRQLFLRVYDVDSAVIPEGDNLHGHVENTVALFEDYPDCLNVLEERLEAVGYERGHDYEKRRWIVGTCRTFTVADGFPRITPPLNSGVHNVTYAIDLAECTQFITELKPEILTGGT, from the coding sequence ATGAACAATGATCCTTGGAAAGGCCTTGCTGAAGGCAACATGCGGCGGGTTGATGCGCAGGGGAAGCATGACTTCTTTTGGGCAACCATCGAGAACAAGGCTCCGGCGCTGTTGATGAGCCTCGCGCCCGCAACAGAGACGACGTCAGATCTTCCTGCACTCAAGAACATCAATGTGCAGTTCAGGACAGTCAACGGTAGAGCCCTTGTCATATCGCTACTCGACAACGCGCACCGCGAGATTTTTGAAACCCTATGCCGCGATATTGTCGAGGCTGCGGAAGGTGCTCCAGACCAAACTGCAGCGCTTGACCGTGTCATCAGACGAACGCGCCGATGGCATTTTCTGCTTAAAGGCGGCTCCTCTCAAGGTCTCAGCAAAGAGGAACAGCGAGGGCTGGTTGGCGAACTGGCGTTCCTTCGTGAAATCTCAACTCACGTATCGCCCGAGACGGCGATAGAGGGTTGGACTGGACCGGAAGGCGCTGCAAAGGACTTCGAGTTTCCCGCAGCCTGCATCGAGGTGAAAGCGCGACGAGGCGCAGCCAAGCCGTATGTCAGGATCTCCTCGGAGGACCAGCTCTCCGATGTAACCGGACGACAGCTATTCCTTCGGGTGTATGACGTGGATAGCGCCGTAATTCCGGAGGGTGACAATCTACACGGTCATGTAGAAAATACTGTCGCGCTGTTCGAGGATTATCCCGACTGCCTCAATGTTCTGGAGGAGCGTCTTGAAGCTGTCGGGTATGAACGCGGTCACGATTACGAGAAGCGTCGCTGGATTGTTGGCACCTGCCGGACCTTCACAGTTGCCGACGGCTTTCCACGCATCACACCACCCCTCAACAGTGGCGTCCACAACGTCACCTACGCAATCGACTTGGCCGAATGCACACAGTTTATCACCGAACTTAAACCGGAAATTCTAACTGGGGGGACCTGA
- a CDS encoding tyrosine-type recombinase/integrase, translating to MNEGDLTDEVCYFINDRILHDWLQYAGRWSSKTVSAKLAAIRRFEAFFDGKDFAKISKSDVARFRESLKSSAETFGEDRLSVSTVRHLVSHLKSFFDWLIEQPDFRTLDRTLPSYFALPKKFDATVLAEDAKPVPTEEEAIMMVERMPIETVKQRRDRAMVAIAFLAALRADTITSLQFRHFEGEARVVVQDARRSRTKNGKSLRIKFFPVPPLFAQVVVAWKEELLGLGFAADDALFPDERNLSSDIDRSQSRSVLAMSSTHAVARAFQAASSGIGKSFSPHSAKHFIGQLGWKVCKSPEESKAWSVNMGHENEDVTQRYYKNITGDRVAEIFEAFDGERNEPIEHMKLLLQYHEHKLDRGTPEFERAQKLAIERQSRGQTT from the coding sequence GTGAATGAAGGCGATCTGACGGATGAGGTTTGTTACTTCATCAATGACCGCATTCTTCATGATTGGCTGCAGTATGCGGGCCGTTGGTCAAGCAAAACGGTCTCTGCGAAGCTCGCGGCTATTCGGCGATTTGAAGCATTTTTTGACGGCAAGGACTTCGCCAAGATTAGCAAGTCGGACGTGGCTCGGTTCCGTGAAAGCCTGAAATCGAGCGCAGAGACCTTTGGTGAAGACCGGCTGAGCGTGTCAACGGTGCGGCATCTCGTGTCGCATTTGAAGTCATTCTTTGACTGGCTGATCGAACAACCTGATTTTCGCACTCTGGATCGAACTCTGCCCAGCTACTTTGCGCTACCAAAGAAGTTTGATGCTACTGTCCTTGCCGAGGACGCCAAACCAGTTCCGACTGAAGAAGAAGCTATTATGATGGTCGAACGCATGCCCATAGAGACCGTTAAGCAAAGGCGTGATCGGGCCATGGTTGCAATCGCATTTTTGGCGGCGTTGCGTGCAGACACGATCACATCTTTGCAATTCCGACATTTCGAGGGTGAAGCGCGTGTCGTAGTTCAGGATGCGCGGCGCTCGAGAACGAAGAACGGAAAGAGTCTTCGGATCAAGTTCTTCCCCGTGCCGCCGCTCTTTGCTCAGGTGGTGGTAGCGTGGAAGGAGGAGTTGCTGGGATTGGGGTTTGCGGCCGATGATGCGTTGTTCCCCGACGAAAGAAACCTCTCAAGTGATATCGATCGATCGCAATCACGTTCCGTTTTGGCAATGTCATCGACACATGCAGTCGCCCGTGCCTTTCAGGCAGCTTCGAGTGGAATAGGAAAAAGCTTTTCTCCGCATTCGGCAAAGCACTTCATAGGGCAGCTAGGCTGGAAGGTCTGTAAGTCACCGGAAGAATCCAAGGCTTGGTCTGTCAACATGGGCCATGAAAACGAAGATGTGACGCAGCGGTACTACAAAAACATCACAGGAGATCGAGTTGCAGAGATCTTCGAAGCATTTGATGGCGAAAGAAATGAGCCGATCGAGCATATGAAACTCCTGTTGCAGTATCACGAGCATAAATTGGATCGCGGCACGCCCGAGTTTGAGCGGGCGCAGAAGCTGGCTATCGAGCGGCAATCGCGTGGACAGACGACATAG
- a CDS encoding tyrosine-type recombinase/integrase has product MATLGGKLTKKLVENLGPGRHGDGNGLYLVVDPSGARRWIVRVVVKGQKNKKGAPLRTDFGLGGADIVTINQARDRALEYRRMAKQGLNPRFTATREIPTFEEVAQQVHIERLPTWKNPKHGQQWINTLRDYAFPKIGRMPIDSIGQPEVLMCLAPIWTDKHETARRLSQRIKTVLDVARSKGFRSGENPVAAIKDAQVLPRVSAKPKHHKAVRWQDMPRLFEVLSGRDGMAAKALMFTALSASRTTEVLEMCWEELDVEMGVWTCPAERMKTGSAHRVPMTPQMLSIVEELRAMNSEFVFEGQKRNRPLSNMSMLMLLRRVTNGDATVHGLRSTFRDWASEVANAPREVAEMCLAHRVGSDVERAYARSDLLDKRRVLMEKWSDYVSGHSISS; this is encoded by the coding sequence ATGGCGACGCTGGGCGGCAAGCTTACGAAGAAGTTGGTAGAGAACCTTGGACCGGGTCGGCATGGCGACGGGAATGGGTTGTATCTGGTTGTAGATCCATCCGGTGCGCGGCGTTGGATTGTTCGCGTGGTTGTTAAAGGTCAAAAGAACAAGAAGGGTGCGCCCTTGCGGACCGACTTTGGCTTGGGCGGGGCAGATATCGTCACGATCAACCAGGCCCGTGACCGAGCGCTGGAATATCGCCGCATGGCCAAGCAGGGCCTGAACCCAAGATTTACTGCCACCCGAGAAATCCCGACCTTTGAGGAGGTCGCGCAGCAAGTCCATATTGAGCGCTTGCCAACTTGGAAAAATCCCAAGCATGGGCAGCAATGGATCAACACCTTGCGTGACTATGCCTTTCCCAAGATCGGGCGCATGCCAATTGATAGTATTGGCCAGCCAGAGGTGTTGATGTGCTTGGCGCCAATCTGGACCGACAAGCACGAAACCGCCCGCAGGTTGTCTCAACGGATTAAAACTGTGTTGGACGTGGCACGCTCGAAAGGGTTTCGGTCCGGTGAGAACCCGGTGGCGGCAATCAAAGACGCGCAGGTTTTGCCGAGGGTGTCCGCGAAGCCAAAGCATCACAAAGCAGTTCGCTGGCAAGACATGCCTCGGCTCTTTGAGGTTTTGAGTGGGCGCGATGGCATGGCTGCAAAGGCACTGATGTTTACCGCATTGTCTGCATCCCGCACGACGGAGGTGCTTGAGATGTGCTGGGAAGAGTTGGATGTTGAGATGGGTGTGTGGACCTGCCCGGCCGAGCGCATGAAAACTGGGTCCGCGCATAGGGTTCCGATGACGCCTCAAATGCTGTCGATTGTCGAAGAGTTGCGCGCGATGAACTCGGAGTTCGTGTTCGAAGGGCAGAAGCGGAATAGGCCTTTGTCCAATATGTCGATGCTGATGTTGCTGCGCCGTGTAACGAATGGGGACGCGACGGTGCACGGGCTGCGCTCGACGTTCCGCGACTGGGCCTCCGAAGTCGCCAACGCACCGCGAGAAGTAGCGGAGATGTGCTTGGCTCATAGGGTCGGATCGGATGTCGAGAGGGCGTATGCACGGTCTGATCTACTGGATAAGAGACGCGTGCTTATGGAGAAGTGGTCTGACTACGTTTCGGGACATTCAATCTCGAGCTAA
- a CDS encoding MerR family transcriptional regulator: MADLFENNRNYVLGDPELDLIGDRDKLALWRHKNMGPAFYKLGRKVIYRGADLNAWAEACRVDPALRSKS, encoded by the coding sequence ATGGCAGACCTCTTTGAAAACAACAGAAACTACGTTCTCGGCGACCCCGAACTTGATCTGATCGGTGACCGCGACAAGCTCGCACTGTGGCGTCACAAAAACATGGGCCCTGCCTTCTACAAGCTCGGGAGGAAGGTCATCTACCGTGGGGCGGACTTGAACGCGTGGGCCGAGGCTTGCCGGGTCGACCCGGCTTTGCGGAGCAAGAGCTAA
- a CDS encoding very short patch repair endonuclease — translation MVDIVSSEVRSQMMSGIKGKDTKPEILIRQLLHRAGYRFRLHRKDLPGRPDLVLSRYNAVLFVNGCFWHGHEDCHLFRLPKSRQEFWNVKISGNQARDLRKQTELFELGWRVGVVWECTLKSKTALGHDSILRRLEEFVRGDIPFYELRGTHQ, via the coding sequence ATGGTCGACATCGTGTCCTCGGAGGTTCGTAGTCAAATGATGTCAGGCATCAAAGGCAAGGACACGAAGCCGGAAATCCTGATAAGACAATTACTGCATCGCGCTGGCTACAGATTCAGGCTTCATCGGAAAGATCTTCCCGGTCGACCAGATCTTGTCCTTTCACGCTACAACGCGGTGCTATTCGTGAATGGCTGTTTCTGGCATGGACACGAGGACTGCCATCTTTTTCGCCTCCCGAAATCGCGCCAGGAGTTCTGGAATGTGAAGATTTCCGGCAATCAGGCACGGGATCTCCGAAAACAGACAGAACTATTTGAACTTGGCTGGCGGGTTGGTGTCGTGTGGGAGTGCACATTGAAAAGCAAAACAGCATTGGGACATGATAGCATTCTGAGACGCCTTGAAGAATTTGTACGCGGAGATATTCCGTTTTACGAACTGCGTGGAACGCACCAGTAG
- a CDS encoding helix-turn-helix transcriptional regulator — MRAQADLFGVEDSQKRPSETTTRKPKVRGAPAPKGAVASPRKVQFLTIDEVMKRYAISQATVWRWVARNEHFPKPVKLSPGTSRWLEDQLIEFENRAQFGRDGRCPVASKKVSP, encoded by the coding sequence ATGCGTGCTCAGGCTGACCTGTTTGGCGTGGAAGACTCCCAAAAGAGGCCTAGCGAGACAACGACGCGCAAACCCAAGGTTCGCGGCGCTCCTGCTCCTAAAGGCGCTGTTGCGAGCCCTCGCAAGGTCCAGTTCCTGACCATCGATGAAGTCATGAAACGCTATGCGATTTCGCAAGCGACAGTCTGGCGTTGGGTTGCGCGCAATGAGCATTTCCCTAAGCCGGTTAAGCTGTCGCCGGGGACGAGCCGGTGGTTGGAAGACCAACTGATAGAATTCGAAAACCGCGCGCAATTCGGTCGGGATGGCAGATGTCCGGTTGCTAGCAAGAAGGTATCACCATGA
- a CDS encoding AIPR family protein, whose translation MDGLKEFHQQFQTDIMGTATSDGALQEESFFEVIGDMLNEAGEIDTPSWSRHEGEWKRRRKGDVRTLTKSIAVTGYSIGTDNEDSTLSLILTDFRYSETVREMGSPEVKSLFGKLVEFLLAARSEEFRDAIEETSDGAILCDLIARKWSQLESIKLIIATTASTSARVDSYSAGQVDGKSVTYNVWDLKRLQKYVEQGQAREDLIIDLEKDFGGSIPILRAFGGDAALESYLAVINGDQLANIYNKWGARLLESNVRSFLQARGNVNRGIRDTIVKEPHMFLPYNNGITATADAVTISKTGDGLVLSSVENLQIVNGGQTTASLHAAMKTAPEQLKNVYVQMKLNIVPKEQSEDVVPKISEYANTQNKVNAADFFSNHPFHIRMEEFSRKIYAPAGENGFQDTKWFYERARGQYADARGNKTPAERKKFDGTYPRSGFFTKTDLAKYENSFRCEPHVVSLGAQKNFANFAKSIGTRWGKDGVSFDETWYKRLVSKAIVFRATEKLVSAAAETWYEGGYRANIVTYGIAKVVSDVTEMNKAIDLDRVWRLQRNLTSLEAALDIACSEAQEVILNPVAGMRHIGEWAKKEACWKTLKQRELEYPEEFLDALVDPEDVRSVAQEARADSDLTKDLIGESWIIEVGADFWQDVLNWGTDKKALSPMDDKVLSICAAIPAKIPSAHQAKTALRCLDKLKGLGYTHAALKAAE comes from the coding sequence ATGGATGGACTTAAGGAATTCCACCAACAGTTCCAGACCGACATTATGGGTACTGCAACATCGGACGGGGCGCTTCAGGAGGAGAGCTTTTTCGAAGTGATCGGAGACATGCTGAATGAGGCTGGCGAAATCGATACGCCATCCTGGAGCAGGCACGAGGGAGAGTGGAAGCGCCGCCGCAAAGGGGATGTACGAACGTTAACCAAATCGATAGCCGTTACCGGCTACAGTATCGGGACCGATAACGAAGATAGCACTCTGAGCCTTATACTGACAGATTTCCGATACAGCGAAACTGTCCGTGAAATGGGTTCGCCAGAAGTTAAAAGCCTATTTGGAAAACTTGTAGAATTTCTGCTCGCAGCGAGAAGCGAAGAGTTCCGGGATGCGATCGAGGAAACGAGTGACGGTGCAATCCTTTGTGATCTCATCGCGCGCAAATGGTCGCAACTCGAAAGCATCAAACTGATCATCGCCACGACTGCATCCACCTCTGCAAGAGTTGATTCCTATTCCGCTGGACAGGTCGACGGCAAGAGCGTTACCTACAACGTCTGGGACCTGAAACGGCTTCAAAAATATGTGGAACAGGGCCAAGCCCGCGAGGACCTGATAATAGACCTCGAGAAGGACTTTGGCGGCAGTATCCCTATCCTAAGGGCTTTCGGTGGCGATGCCGCACTGGAAAGCTATCTGGCCGTGATAAACGGCGATCAACTGGCAAACATTTATAACAAATGGGGTGCTCGCCTTCTGGAATCTAACGTGCGTTCTTTCCTTCAGGCGCGTGGCAATGTGAACCGGGGCATCCGTGATACGATCGTCAAGGAACCACACATGTTCTTACCCTATAACAACGGGATCACCGCGACAGCCGATGCTGTGACCATTTCAAAGACAGGTGACGGCCTTGTCCTGTCCAGCGTCGAAAACCTGCAGATCGTGAACGGGGGCCAGACGACGGCTTCACTGCATGCCGCAATGAAAACTGCACCCGAGCAGCTAAAGAACGTCTATGTCCAGATGAAACTCAATATCGTTCCGAAGGAACAATCTGAAGACGTTGTCCCCAAAATTTCAGAATACGCCAACACCCAGAACAAGGTGAATGCCGCCGACTTCTTTTCTAACCACCCGTTCCATATCCGGATGGAGGAATTTTCTCGCAAAATCTATGCGCCAGCTGGGGAAAACGGGTTCCAGGATACAAAGTGGTTCTATGAGCGTGCCCGTGGGCAATACGCGGATGCGCGAGGAAACAAAACGCCTGCCGAACGGAAGAAGTTTGACGGGACCTACCCGCGTTCAGGGTTCTTCACCAAAACCGATCTCGCAAAATACGAAAACTCGTTCCGGTGCGAGCCCCATGTTGTCAGCCTCGGCGCACAGAAGAACTTTGCAAACTTCGCCAAGAGCATTGGCACGAGATGGGGCAAGGACGGGGTTTCCTTTGACGAGACCTGGTACAAACGGCTGGTTTCAAAGGCAATTGTCTTCCGCGCCACCGAAAAGCTTGTCTCCGCCGCCGCCGAAACCTGGTACGAGGGCGGCTACCGCGCGAACATTGTCACATACGGCATCGCGAAAGTGGTTTCAGATGTTACCGAGATGAACAAGGCGATCGATCTCGATCGAGTCTGGAGGCTGCAGCGAAACCTGACCAGCCTCGAAGCTGCGCTTGATATCGCGTGCTCCGAGGCACAGGAGGTGATCCTGAATCCTGTCGCAGGCATGCGGCACATCGGCGAATGGGCAAAGAAGGAGGCCTGCTGGAAAACACTTAAACAGCGTGAGCTAGAGTATCCTGAAGAATTTCTGGACGCGCTCGTGGATCCTGAAGATGTCCGTTCGGTCGCGCAGGAGGCGCGGGCGGACAGTGACTTGACGAAGGATCTGATCGGCGAGAGCTGGATCATCGAAGTTGGCGCCGATTTCTGGCAGGACGTTCTTAACTGGGGAACCGACAAAAAGGCGCTTTCGCCCATGGATGACAAGGTCCTGTCGATCTGCGCCGCGATACCTGCAAAAATTCCGTCCGCACACCAAGCAAAAACGGCCCTGAGGTGCCTCGATAAACTCAAAGGGCTGGGCTACACGCACGCAGCCCTAAAGGCAGCTGAATAG
- the dcm gene encoding DNA (cytosine-5-)-methyltransferase, with protein MKVIPEINRKLAEARERLGLDHYVMATLLGLGPEGAETVQLWENGKGGKITPAKQKAIDALPIKIPYKDTRKKPAFKFIDLFAGIGGIRLPFQEFGGRCVFTAEIDKHSKVTYAANFGEVPEKDGDITKFTSSEIPKHDVLLAGFPCQAFSQAGKKQGFLDTRGTMFFEIQRILASHHPKAFLLENVKQLRGHDKQRTLKTIMAILRGEASVEIPDDVQLSEEARASLGTKLKYDVDFEVLRARDFGVPQIRERIYIVGIRRDKGAPANHERIKEMFGRVIENYQLKVPLKDILVDDPERTQDSTISDKLWTGHKERKKRNRANGKGFGYSLFDRTSEYCSTMSARYYKDGSEILIDQSDLGRNPRKLLPEEARALQGFPEEFVIDRVGKSQLYKQFGNSVAVPVIRAIASEMLREANIRTRKT; from the coding sequence TTGAAAGTCATTCCCGAAATAAACCGTAAACTAGCTGAGGCGCGAGAAAGGCTTGGTTTAGACCATTACGTGATGGCGACACTTTTGGGCCTAGGGCCCGAAGGGGCGGAAACGGTGCAGCTATGGGAGAACGGCAAAGGGGGGAAGATAACCCCCGCCAAGCAAAAGGCGATTGACGCCTTACCTATCAAAATACCCTACAAGGATACCCGCAAGAAACCTGCGTTCAAGTTCATTGACCTCTTTGCTGGGATAGGAGGGATACGTCTCCCGTTCCAGGAATTTGGCGGGAGGTGTGTCTTCACCGCTGAAATCGACAAGCATAGCAAGGTCACGTACGCAGCTAACTTCGGGGAAGTGCCCGAAAAGGATGGTGACATAACCAAGTTCACCTCCTCGGAAATCCCAAAGCACGATGTGCTTCTCGCGGGCTTTCCTTGTCAGGCTTTTTCACAAGCGGGGAAAAAGCAGGGCTTTCTTGACACCCGTGGCACGATGTTTTTCGAGATCCAACGCATTTTGGCTTCGCATCACCCGAAAGCGTTTTTACTAGAGAACGTCAAACAACTGAGGGGGCATGACAAACAGCGTACCCTAAAAACGATTATGGCGATCCTTCGTGGCGAGGCTTCTGTCGAAATTCCGGATGACGTTCAATTGTCTGAAGAGGCTCGCGCAAGCCTAGGAACAAAACTCAAATACGACGTCGATTTCGAAGTCCTGCGTGCGCGGGATTTTGGTGTACCCCAGATCCGTGAGCGTATCTACATCGTGGGTATCCGTCGCGACAAAGGCGCGCCGGCCAATCACGAGCGGATCAAGGAGATGTTTGGCAGAGTCATTGAAAACTATCAGTTGAAAGTGCCTCTCAAAGATATTCTCGTCGATGATCCCGAGCGTACTCAGGATTCCACCATATCGGACAAACTCTGGACTGGGCACAAGGAACGCAAAAAGCGGAACCGTGCGAATGGCAAGGGGTTCGGGTACAGCCTTTTTGATCGGACGTCCGAGTATTGCAGCACAATGAGTGCGCGATACTATAAGGATGGTAGCGAAATTCTCATTGATCAGTCGGATTTGGGGCGAAATCCGCGTAAGCTCCTTCCTGAAGAGGCACGCGCCTTGCAGGGATTTCCCGAAGAATTCGTGATCGATCGGGTCGGCAAATCTCAACTTTATAAGCAGTTCGGGAATTCTGTTGCAGTCCCTGTAATCCGGGCGATAGCAAGCGAGATGCTTAGAGAGGCCAATATCCGGACAAGGAAAACCTGA
- the ychF gene encoding redox-regulated ATPase YchF: protein MGFKMGIVGLPNVGKSTLFNALTRTAAAQAANFPFCTIEPNVGEVAVPDARLDTLAEIAGSKQIIPTRMTFVDIAGLVKGASKGEGLGNQFLANIRETDAIAHVLRCFEDGDVTHVEGRVDPVADAEVIETELMLADMESIEKRLVNIVRKVRGGDKEAVQQERLLKTAMAALEEGKPARTVEVDDDDKKSWKMLQLLTSKPILYVCNVDEASSASGNAFSEKVAVMAAEQGAASVVISAQIEEEISQLDAEEAEMFLTEMGLEEAGLDRLIRAGYELLHLETYFTVGPKEARAWTIKQGTMAPQAAGVIHGDFEKGFIRAETIAYDDFVTLGGEQPAKEAGKMRAEGKGYTVKDGDVLHFLFNN from the coding sequence ATGGGTTTCAAGATGGGTATTGTCGGGCTGCCAAACGTAGGCAAGTCCACGTTGTTCAATGCGCTGACCCGCACGGCGGCCGCGCAAGCCGCAAACTTTCCGTTCTGTACGATTGAGCCGAATGTCGGCGAGGTGGCCGTGCCGGACGCACGGCTCGATACCCTGGCCGAAATTGCTGGCTCCAAGCAGATCATTCCCACCCGCATGACGTTTGTAGATATCGCCGGTCTGGTGAAGGGCGCGTCCAAGGGCGAAGGTCTCGGCAACCAGTTTCTTGCCAATATCCGCGAGACCGACGCCATCGCCCATGTGCTGCGCTGCTTTGAAGACGGCGACGTTACCCACGTGGAAGGCCGCGTGGATCCCGTGGCCGACGCCGAGGTCATCGAGACCGAGCTGATGCTGGCCGATATGGAATCGATCGAAAAGCGTCTGGTCAATATCGTCCGCAAAGTGCGCGGTGGCGACAAGGAGGCGGTTCAGCAGGAGCGCCTGTTGAAAACCGCCATGGCCGCGCTGGAAGAGGGCAAGCCCGCCCGCACGGTCGAGGTGGACGATGACGACAAGAAGTCGTGGAAGATGCTGCAACTGCTGACCAGCAAACCGATCCTGTACGTCTGCAACGTAGATGAGGCGTCCTCGGCATCGGGCAACGCGTTCTCCGAAAAGGTCGCTGTGATGGCGGCAGAGCAGGGCGCGGCCTCGGTCGTGATCTCGGCGCAGATCGAGGAAGAGATTTCCCAGCTGGACGCCGAAGAAGCCGAGATGTTCCTGACAGAGATGGGCTTGGAAGAGGCCGGTCTCGACCGCCTGATCCGTGCAGGTTACGAGCTGCTGCATCTGGAGACCTACTTCACCGTCGGCCCCAAAGAGGCCCGCGCCTGGACGATCAAGCAAGGGACCATGGCCCCGCAAGCCGCTGGCGTCATCCACGGTGACTTCGAAAAAGGCTTCATCCGCGCCGAGACGATTGCCTATGATGATTTCGTCACTTTGGGCGGCGAGCAACCTGCGAAAGAAGCGGGCAAAATGCGCGCCGAGGGCAAGGGCTACACGGTTAAAGACGGCGACGTTTTGCACTTCTTGTTTAATAACTAA